Proteins encoded by one window of Streptacidiphilus sp. PB12-B1b:
- a CDS encoding STM4015 family protein, which produces MYAQHLTELNGLPVYDLPSVIIPDDLPAPDEVAWRIRYDWNSDDGIGQIWERFLAHVDTTRVTALVLGAWGEDLYEDSLGPELQRVIDLKDRFPALKAFFLADLISEENEISWIEQTDLAPLLVAYPELEVLGARGGHREFTPVRHASLRTLRLESGGMSAAVVRGISDSELPALERLELWLGAEEYGADTTVADLAPLLSGVRFPRLRHLGLQDSDIEDAIAEAVAHAPVVPALETLALSMGVLTDAGAEALLSGQPLTHLKRLDLHHHFLSDGMVERLRQALEPAGVDVDLSEQEKPQDYNGELWHYVAVAE; this is translated from the coding sequence ATGTACGCACAACACCTGACCGAGCTGAACGGGCTGCCGGTGTACGACCTGCCCTCGGTCATCATCCCGGACGACCTGCCGGCCCCGGACGAGGTCGCCTGGCGGATCCGCTACGACTGGAACTCCGACGACGGCATCGGGCAGATCTGGGAGCGGTTCCTGGCCCATGTGGACACCACCAGGGTCACCGCGCTGGTGCTCGGCGCCTGGGGCGAGGACCTGTACGAGGACAGCCTCGGCCCCGAACTGCAGCGCGTGATCGACCTCAAGGACCGCTTCCCGGCCCTCAAGGCGTTCTTCCTGGCGGACCTCATCTCGGAGGAGAACGAGATCTCCTGGATCGAACAGACCGACCTGGCACCACTGCTGGTGGCCTACCCCGAGCTGGAGGTGCTCGGTGCCCGCGGCGGTCACCGGGAGTTCACGCCGGTGCGGCACGCGTCGCTGCGCACCCTGCGGCTGGAGTCCGGCGGCATGTCGGCGGCGGTGGTGCGCGGCATATCCGACAGCGAACTGCCCGCCCTGGAGCGCCTGGAGCTGTGGCTGGGCGCCGAGGAGTACGGGGCCGACACCACCGTCGCCGACCTGGCCCCGCTGCTCTCCGGGGTCCGCTTCCCGCGGCTGCGCCACCTCGGGTTGCAGGACAGCGATATCGAGGACGCCATCGCCGAGGCCGTCGCCCACGCCCCGGTGGTGCCCGCGCTGGAGACGCTGGCCCTGTCCATGGGCGTGCTCACCGACGCCGGGGCCGAGGCCCTGCTGTCGGGCCAGCCGCTCACCCACCTCAAGCGGCTCGACCTGCACCACCACTTCCTGAGCGACGGGATGGTCGAGCGGCTGCGGCAGGCCCTGGAACCGGCCGGGGTCGACGTCGACCTCAGCGAGCAGGAGAAGCCGCAGGACTACAACGGCGAGTTGTGGCACTACGTCGCCGTCGCCGAATAG
- a CDS encoding DUF6745 domain-containing protein yields the protein MSGSTSTHTGTDWRAVALRTGPADRAAAEAGVRAAYRSAGLAEPCTVVWFDSPLQATAAALLLTGADAVVREAVVRDPATGAPADSADTGAGADAERVLAEAARILAGHGVAAEPGAAGGSVREALRTAPWEAARRRSLTALGPTDWSEHWSRTGGELWLRISDLTQRIRGAVADRLGGPDDPTRPVGPARSAVRLAMLDALCGQHDAAWLSALAEAPELDGLARTAAAAGWWWPYRDVVLLTERPIALHQDEPGRLHCADGPALAFPDGFALHAWRGMPVPAGFLDRLAALTAADIRTEANAELRRVMLEYYGYERYLAESGATPVHRDETGVLWRIELPGDEAVVTVEVVNSTPEPDGSHRVYWLRVPPRTRTAREGVAWTFGLTAEEYQPALQT from the coding sequence ATGAGCGGTTCGACCTCTACCCACACGGGCACCGACTGGCGGGCCGTGGCGCTGCGCACCGGGCCCGCCGACCGGGCCGCCGCAGAGGCCGGTGTGCGCGCCGCCTACCGCTCGGCGGGGCTGGCCGAGCCCTGCACGGTGGTCTGGTTCGACTCACCGCTGCAGGCGACGGCCGCCGCGCTGCTGCTGACCGGAGCCGACGCCGTCGTCCGCGAGGCCGTCGTCCGCGACCCGGCGACAGGCGCACCGGCCGACAGTGCCGACACCGGAGCCGGAGCCGACGCCGAGCGGGTGCTGGCCGAGGCGGCACGCATCCTCGCCGGGCACGGCGTCGCCGCCGAGCCGGGCGCTGCGGGCGGCAGCGTCCGCGAGGCCCTGCGCACCGCCCCGTGGGAGGCCGCGCGCCGCCGCAGCCTGACCGCCCTGGGGCCGACCGACTGGTCCGAGCACTGGTCCCGGACCGGCGGCGAGCTCTGGCTCCGCATCAGCGATCTGACCCAGCGCATACGCGGCGCGGTGGCCGACCGCCTGGGCGGCCCGGACGATCCGACCCGACCGGTCGGCCCGGCCCGCTCGGCCGTGCGCCTGGCCATGCTGGACGCGCTCTGCGGTCAGCACGACGCCGCCTGGCTGTCCGCCCTGGCCGAGGCCCCCGAACTGGACGGCCTGGCCCGCACGGCCGCCGCCGCGGGCTGGTGGTGGCCCTACCGCGATGTGGTCCTGCTGACGGAGCGTCCGATCGCCCTGCACCAGGACGAACCGGGCCGACTGCACTGCGCCGACGGCCCCGCGCTGGCCTTCCCGGACGGCTTCGCCCTGCACGCCTGGCGGGGCATGCCGGTCCCGGCGGGCTTCCTGGACCGCCTGGCCGCGCTGACCGCAGCCGACATCCGCACCGAGGCCAATGCGGAGCTGCGCCGGGTCATGCTCGAGTACTACGGCTACGAGCGCTACCTCGCCGAGTCCGGCGCCACCCCGGTCCACCGGGACGAGACCGGCGTGCTGTGGCGGATAGAACTGCCCGGGGACGAGGCAGTGGTGACGGTCGAGGTGGTCAACTCCACTCCGGAGCCGGACGGCAGCCACCGGGTCTACTGGCTCCGGGTGCCGCCGCGCACCCGCACCGCCCGCGAGGGCGTCGCCTGGACCTTCGGCCTCACCGCCGAGGAGTACCAGCCCGCGCTCCAGACCTGA
- a CDS encoding DUF6299 family protein — MRGRLAVVGAVGVLVVWAAGPAGAEVGDTVSANPTGVIAKDGTVTLSGTYQCESSTGTVVSSTLVSGSTYSSIGGSAPAVCDGAEHTWQNTGKPFPAASAGPVTVEVSLVQLQWTPSSLIPQIDRLADQRQQVTLVPTAG; from the coding sequence GTGCGAGGTCGTCTTGCTGTCGTGGGGGCCGTCGGGGTCCTGGTCGTCTGGGCCGCGGGCCCGGCGGGCGCGGAGGTCGGCGACACCGTGTCGGCCAACCCCACCGGAGTGATCGCCAAGGACGGGACGGTCACCCTGTCCGGCACGTACCAGTGCGAGTCGTCCACCGGAACGGTGGTCAGCAGCACGCTCGTCTCCGGCTCCACCTACAGCAGCATCGGCGGCAGCGCGCCCGCCGTCTGCGACGGCGCGGAGCACACCTGGCAGAACACGGGCAAGCCCTTCCCGGCGGCCTCGGCCGGCCCGGTCACGGTGGAGGTGTCCCTGGTCCAGCTGCAGTGGACGCCGTCCTCCCTCATCCCGCAGATCGACCGCCTGGCCGACCAGCGCCAACAGGTCACCCTGGTCCCCACCGCCGGCTGA
- a CDS encoding RtcB family protein, producing MSYTQVPGVRVPIRMWTDPAAVESQAMQQLRNISTLPWIQGLAVMPDVHLGKGATVGSVIAMKGAVCPAAVGVDIGCGMSAVRTSLTARDLPDNLGRLRSKIEEAIPVGRAAHAEVVDPRTLHGYPTAGWDDFWSRFDGIAPQVHGRRERAMAQMGSLGSGNHFVEFCLDTSGSVWLMLHSGSRNIGKELAEHHMNVARSLPHNQGLVDRDLAVFISDTPQMAAYRQDLFWAQEYAKHNRALMMALFQTVVRKEFARAKVTFDQVISCHHNYVSEETYDGQELLVTRKGAIRAGSGEFGIIPGSMGTGSYIVKGLGNEAAFNSASHGAGRKMSRTAAKKKFGVRDLEEQTRGVECRKDSGVVDEIPGAYKPIEKVMAQQTDLVEVVAQLKQLVCVKG from the coding sequence ATGTCGTACACCCAGGTCCCCGGCGTCCGCGTACCCATACGGATGTGGACCGATCCGGCTGCGGTCGAGAGCCAGGCCATGCAGCAGCTGCGCAACATCTCCACCCTGCCGTGGATCCAGGGCCTGGCCGTCATGCCCGACGTCCACCTGGGCAAGGGCGCGACCGTGGGGTCCGTCATCGCCATGAAGGGCGCCGTGTGCCCGGCCGCCGTCGGCGTGGACATCGGCTGCGGCATGAGCGCGGTCAGGACCTCGCTCACCGCCCGCGACCTGCCGGACAACCTCGGCCGGCTCCGCTCGAAGATCGAGGAGGCCATCCCGGTCGGCCGGGCCGCCCACGCCGAGGTGGTCGACCCGCGCACCCTGCACGGCTACCCGACCGCCGGGTGGGACGACTTCTGGTCCCGCTTCGACGGCATCGCCCCGCAGGTGCACGGGCGCCGGGAGCGCGCCATGGCGCAGATGGGCTCGCTCGGCAGCGGCAACCACTTCGTGGAGTTCTGCCTCGACACCAGCGGCTCGGTCTGGCTGATGCTGCACTCCGGCTCCCGCAACATCGGCAAGGAACTGGCGGAGCACCACATGAACGTGGCCCGTTCGCTGCCGCACAACCAGGGCCTGGTCGACCGCGACCTCGCCGTCTTCATCTCGGACACCCCGCAGATGGCCGCCTACCGCCAGGACCTCTTCTGGGCCCAGGAGTACGCCAAGCACAACCGCGCCCTGATGATGGCGCTCTTCCAGACCGTCGTCCGCAAGGAGTTCGCCCGCGCCAAGGTCACCTTCGACCAGGTCATCAGCTGCCACCACAACTACGTCAGCGAGGAGACGTACGACGGCCAGGAGCTGCTGGTGACCCGCAAGGGCGCGATCCGCGCGGGCTCCGGCGAGTTCGGCATCATCCCGGGCTCCATGGGCACCGGCTCGTACATCGTCAAGGGCCTGGGCAACGAGGCCGCCTTCAACTCGGCCTCGCACGGCGCGGGCCGGAAGATGTCCCGGACGGCGGCCAAGAAGAAGTTCGGCGTCCGCGACCTGGAGGAGCAGACCCGCGGCGTGGAGTGCCGCAAGGACTCCGGCGTCGTGGACGAGATCCCGGGCGCGTACAAGCCCATCGAGAAGGTCATGGCCCAGCAGACCGACCTGGTCGAGGTCGTCGCCCAGCTCAAGCAGCTCGTCTGCGTCAAGGGTTGA